The Euphorbia lathyris chromosome 2, ddEupLath1.1, whole genome shotgun sequence genome includes a window with the following:
- the LOC136218377 gene encoding zinc finger protein CONSTANS-LIKE 13, with translation MTDSSTLRQTMKPQRLCDYCNQSVALLYCRADSARLCISCDRDVHSTNQLFSKHTRSLLCDGCHSSPASIFCQTHHSVFCQNCDWETHNFSLSNPVHNRRPIDGFTACPSATDLLTILGFEDLGDKKSLFFTEDPNAFAHSALDDSSFTDGCLDLLLWQTPTISSFDDLIVSTDTPENYQALGVPPLPKNRNAICGQHEEEVLHQLRKLARSEPDSNFETLDKEPVNMFRPSAAEQNMRPRDIYTGYDSDLAPISLPTYEDNIFHWLNDPGEAGNQACHASTLTRKDLDGSPIVPDKLSNIDSLSHANGSQELEAQYLVPTAALPLYPKVGLHDINSQERDSAISRYKEKKKSRRYDKHIRYVSRKVRAESRTRIKGRFAKMDR, from the exons ATGACTGATTCTTCGACGCTCCGGCAAACCATGAAGCCTCAGCGACTCTGTGATTACTGTAACCAAAGCGTAGCTCTCCTCTACTGCCGAGCTGACTCCGCCAGGCTCTGTATTTCCTGTGACCGGGACGTTCATTCTACTAACCAGCTCTTCTCCAAGCACACTCGTTCTTTACTCTGTGATGGATGTCATTCTTCCCCTGCTTCTATCTTCTGCCAAACTCACCACTCTGTTTTCTGCCAGAATTGTGATTGGGAAACTCACAATTTTTCCTTGTCTAATCCTGTTCATAATCGGAGGCCAATTGACGGTTTTACTGCCTGCCCTTCTGCGACTGACCTTCTTACTATTTTAGGGTTTGAAGATCTCGGCGACAAGAAATCTCTCTTTTTCACTGAAGACCCTAATGCCTTCGCCCACTCTGCTCTTGATGATTCTTCTTTTACTGATGGCTGTTTGGATTTGTTGCTTTGGCAGACTCCTACTATTTCAAGTTTTGATGATTTGATTGTTTCCACTGATACGCCCGAAAATTATCAGGCGTTAGGTGTGCCTCCTCTGCCCAAG AATCGCAATGCTATTTGTGGCCAACACGAGGAAGAAGTTCTTCATCAGCTCCGCAAACTAGCTAGGTCGGAACCTGACTCAAATTTTGAAACTCTAGACAAGGAACCAGTTAATATGTTTCGGCCATCAGCTGCTGAACAAAACATGAGGCCACGTGATATCTACACTGGTTATGACAGCGACCTAGCCCCAATTTCTTTGCCTACTTATGAG GACAATATATTTCACTGGCTGAATGATCCAGGCGAGGCTGGAAATCAAGCATGTCATGCTTCTACATTAACAAGAAAGGATTTGGATGGGAGTCCTATTGTTCCTGACAAGCTATCCAATATTGATAGTTTAAGTCATGCCAATGGCAGTCAAGAACTGGAGGCACAGTATCTTGTTCCTACTGCAGCCTTGCCTCTTTACCCAAAAGTTGGTTTGCATGACATAAACAGTCAAGAGAGGGACTCTGCAATATCACGCTataaggagaagaagaaatctAGGAG GTATGATAAGCACATTAGATACGTGTCACGAAAAGTTCGGGCAGAAAGTAGAACGAGAATTAAGGGACGATTTGCTAAGATGGATCGCTGA
- the LOC136218378 gene encoding E3 ubiquitin-protein ligase MIEL1, with translation MAEPTASAPQKREEDAGKFDFGCDHYRRRCKIRAPCCQKIFPCRHCHNDTTSAMTNPSDRHEIVRHDIKQVICSLCDTEQQVAQVCTNCGVKMGEYYCNICKFYDDDTSKGQFHCEGCGICRVGGRDKFFHCEKCGSCYLVELRNNHSCIENSMKNNCPVCYEYLFDSVRRAAVMKCGHTMHSHCFQEMANQNQYRCPICSKTVMEVSNFWSMLDREIEAIQMPDECRYEVSILCNDCNAISKTPFHIVGLKCSQCKSYNTRRISTPRTINEGALN, from the exons ATGGCCGAGCCAACAGCCTCCGCGCCTcagaaaagagaagaagatgCTGGAAAGTTTGATTTTGG ATGTGACCATTATCGTAGAAGATGCAAAATTCGAGCTCCGTGTTGCCAGAAAATCTTCCCCTGTCGCCACTGTCACAATGATACAACT AGCGCGATGACCAATCCTAGTGATCGTCACGAAATCGTTAGGCATGATATTAAACAA GTTATATGTTCACTTTGCGACACCGAGCAGCAG GTTGCTCAAGTATGCACAAACTGTGGAGTTAAGATGGGTGAATACTACTGTAATATTTGCAAATTTTATGATGATGAT ACATCTAAAGGGCAGTTTCATTGTGAAGGCTGTGGGATTTGTAG GGTTGGTGGTCGAGACAAATTTTTCCACTGCGAGAAATGTG GTTCTTGCTATTTAGTGGAATTGCGTAACAATCACTCTTGCATTGAGAATTCCATGAAGAATAACTGCCCCGTGTGTTATGAG TATCTCTTTGACTCGGTCAGACGTGCTGCAGTTATGAAGTGTGGACACACGATGCATAGTCACTGCTTTCAAGAAATGGCCAATCAAAATCA GTATCGTTGTCCAATCTGCTCCAAAACTGTGATGGAAGTGTCAAACTTTTGGAGCATGCTAGATCGGGAG ATTGAAGCTATTCAAATGCCTGATGAATGCCGTTATGAG GTTTCAATCCTATGCAATGACTGCAATGCTATCAGCAAGACCCCATTTCACATAGTAGGGTTAAAGTGCAGTCAATGCAAATCATACAATACAAGAAGGATTTCAACACCGAGGACGATAAATGAGGGAGCTCTAAACTGA